Proteins from a genomic interval of Stigmatopora nigra isolate UIUO_SnigA chromosome 19, RoL_Snig_1.1, whole genome shotgun sequence:
- the mtus2a gene encoding microtubule-associated tumor suppressor candidate 2 homolog isoform X1: MSIPTSLKGKGVVVERVETINITPIQFSPTGDDNANQLSSLSDQSGLLAETRCHRTSIPPLVSQSESNDKVIIWGSEQQCSESGLREIELVNCPDIHAFLKSPHEDEDNDDDGESTREGKDEGPMSISSSSTASSISIGVKRNDNDSNTVNNDTASVKQEWRKYNSHSAEQDTYLAHLTKEENINTGKRALKQSKSETNVFITSLSTTNLSGSLSSTLDSGRETFICLPSTKTNISYANNTTSAQAVRRATPIDNNPLPLGYQDKPPQHYDQDDGQEENGHLRNVSSSSEGGLGQRRRTGFEQRVLPPKRQQLVRPLCQTEMGVAQNFAEISGQPAEAGQTPSNITGLVGHTSNGSNKRFTKSSLREPSDFSHLYSTCGVVQSKQPNQAAKNEVLPMENQKDSITTPTLNTSKPPGVERQPQTQFTYRRNCSSPKKTFTPPHSPLRTPQGSPSRLASMYLISKDTRRGVQHILSEGSPNIRTLAQGHDNASIRAPVKSNINLTAIPKAPLNNQASTPNSSHNSSPKESSPSPKLKPKGARPKIITYIRKNPQYKPQTADGPYQVSSLPARLSTYAHGAGPTSNSFKDTPKDPYRPEKDIRGAPVLSASNLLYDRYHKDTQTNIFPGGLLARNSRAPGHSNTVPPHSYTAPPKLGSKTNEVYGERSEVGRSASFKDNCAEDPLQIRIAAQSGGSGSLLRSSRGLRLGLGAVTRTASSSIKAKVPAQSQRSTTSQVSQQACTAARQRSQDAAADDEVFTPHAPAPTVTQDASIKSLLPKAGQSGLRAPGFSSTRNPVNRLAGFGFVRSSSVSSAHSADSTQSDPSRIAHRLSVSEEPPIHRVTGVHPSSDQQRSAPCRSNSLQPPSTPALPRRYLPAQPRSSPGVVRKEFQQNSELTRSLPPSPKRLAVVPPKLQSPVQAGQRPTVGPTRGSVTPGSPRRVPPLKPQQEKEDAQQREERKAKERENEEQREEMERLRGHCQQQERQLRALKEELKKASLGLEAFIVTTQHYSLKNKTTEEKESNLFEEIQTIKEQLVTNTAKWERLKQEKSAVESAFERELRDLQAQQEAELAAVEESLRKCHFTEMENLKAEHQSEMEELRMQQQEQVDDMTAHQQVAIQELRDMHNITKATMHEEHTRTIRDLRKAHEQQKMLLEEDFEKLRLCLQDQVDTLTFQNHALRDKAKRFEEALRKSTDEQILDALAPYQHIEKDLKSLKEVVEMKNLQIHQQEEKISDLEKVAQKNVFLEEKVQVLQQQNESLKDRIERNLSLSRQLSEENANLQESVEKESTEKKRLSRNNEELLWRLQTSPLMSPSSSPLHRSFSTSPMPSSPLFSSSPGPPMGCHSPNHCQGCPEQPQSISPFHTANQNYSPGPATPTHMAANNQYYSMGPGTPTHRAATNQNYSPGPCTPTHRAAAIRNSAACLTLQR, from the exons atgagCATTCCAACCAGTTTGAAAGGAAAAGGGGTTGTTGTTGAGAGAGTGGAAACGATAAACATAACTCCAATCCAGTTCTCTCCCACGGGCGATGACAATGCCAACCAATTATCTTCCTTAAGTGATCAAAGCGGATTGTTAGCAGAAACAAGATGCCATCGAACCTCAATTCCGCCTTTAGTATCTCAAAGTGAATCGAATGATAAAGTGATCATCTGGGGATCTGAACAGCAATGTTCGGAGTCAGGGCTTAGAGAAATCGAGCTTGTGAACTGTCCGGATATACATGCATTCTTAAAAAGTCCTCATGAGGATGAGGACAACGATGATGATGGGGAAAGCACAAGAGAAGGTAAAGACGAGGGCCCTATGTCAATATCCTCTAGTTCAACTGCCAGCTCTATTTCAATTGGGGTGAAAAGAAACGACAACGACAGCAATACAGTGAATAACGACACTGCCAGTGTCAAACAGGAATGGAGAAAATATAATAGTCATAGTGCAGAGCAAGACACTTATCTGGCACACTTAACCAAAGAGGAAAACATCAACACAGGTAAAAGAGCGCTCAAGCAGTCAAAGTCAGAAACAAATGTCTTTATTACCAGTCTTTCCACAACAAATCTCAGTGGAAGTCTGTCCAGCACTCTGGATTCTGGCAGAGAGACTTTTATCTGTCTGCCCAGCACTAAGACCAACATTTCTTACGCCAACAACACTACCTCAGCCCAAGCTGTAAGAAGAGCAACTCCTATAGATAACAACCCTCTGCCATTGGGTTATCAAGACAAACCTCCTCAACACTACGACCAAGATGACGGCCAGGAAGAGAATGGCCATCTCAGAAATGTATCATCATCATCTGAAGGTGGTCTTGGCCAAAGGAGGAGGACTGGATTTGAGCAAAGGGTGTTGCCACCCAAGCGGCAACAGCTCGTCAGACCCCTCTGCCAGACGGAGATGGGAGTGGCTCAAAATTTTGCAGAGATTTCTGGGCAGCCTGCTGAAGCTGGGCAAACACCCTCAAACATAACAGGTTTGGTGGGTCATACTTCTAATGGGTCAAACAAAAGGTTTACAAAGTCATCCTTACGCGAACCATCAGATTTTTCACATTTGTACAGCACTTGTGGAGTCGTCCAATCTAAGCAGCCCAACCAGGCAGCCAAAAATGAGGTGTTACCAATGGAAAACCAAAAAGATTCAATAACAACACCCACTTTGAATACCTCCAAACCTCCCGGCGTGGAGCGGCAACCTCAGACTCAGTTCACCTATAGACGGAATTGCTCTAGTCCGAAAAAGACATTTACGCCTCCGCACTCTCCTCTCAGGACACCCCAGGGCTCGCCAAGTAGGCTAGCCTCCATGTACCTCATTTCAAAGGACACACGCAGAGGAGTTCAACACATCCTGTCAGAGGGCAGCCCCAATATAAGGACATTAGCTCAGGGCCATGACAATGCCAGCATTAGAGCACCAGTTAAAAGCAACATAAATCTGACTGCAATCCCCAAAGCGCCTCTTAACAACCAAGCAAGCACGCCCAACTCAAGCCATAACTCGAGCCCCAAAGAGAGCTCACCATCACCCAAACTCAAACCTAAAGGAGCCCGCCCCAAAATCATCACTTACATTCGTAAAAATCCTCAGTATAAGCCCCAGACTGCTGACGGACCTTATCAGGTATCTTCTTTACCAGCAAGGTTGTCCACCTATGCACACGGTGCTGGTCCAACATCTAATTCCTTCAAAGACACTCCTAAAGACCCCTACAGGCCAGAAAAAGACATCAGAGGGGCACCGGTACTCAGTGCATCCAACTTGCTTTATGACAGGTACCACAAAGATACACAAACAAATATCTTCCCAGGAGGATTGTTGGCTAGGAATTCCCGGGCTCCAGGACATTCAAACACAGTTCCTCCTCACAGCTATACAGCACCACCTAAGCTGGGCAGTAAAACAAATGAAGTCTATGGGGAACGGTCAGAG GTTGGAAGATCAGCTAGTTTTAAAGATAATTGTGCAGAGGACCCACTACAGATTCGCATAGCTGCTCAAAGCGGAGGGAGTGGCAGTCTCCTGCGCTCTAGCAGAGGTCTACGTCTAGGTCTGGGAGCTGTTACAAGAACAGCTTCGAGTTCAATCAAGGCCAAAGTCCCTGCTCAAAGTCAAAGGTCGACAACGAGCCAAGTGAGCCAACAAGCCTGCACGGCAGCCAGGCAGCGAAGCCAAGATGCCGCAG cTGACGATGAAGTTTTCACCCCACACGCTCCAGCGCCCACAGTGACGCAAGACGCAAGCATCAAGTCCCTGCTTCCCAAAGCTGGCCAGTCAGGCCTCCGCGCACCTGGTTTCAGCTCCACCCGCAACCCCGTGAACCGCCTGGCAGGATTTGGCTTTGTCAGAAGTTCTAGCGTATCCTCTGCCCACTCTGCCGACAGCACGCAAAGTGACCCTAGTAGGATAGCCCACC GTTTGAGTGTGAGCGAGGAGCCGCCTATACACAGAGTGACCGGGGTACATCCATCATCCGATCAACAGAGAAGTGCACCATGTCGCAGCAACAGCCTCCAGCCCCCGTCCACCCCGGCGCTGCCGAGACGATACCTGCCCGCTCAACCAAGAAGCTCCCCTGGGG TTGTGAGGAAGGAGTTCCAGCAAAATTCAGAGTTAACACGCTCCCTCCCCCCTTCCCCAAAGAGGCTAGCGGTTGTGCCCCCCAAACTTCAGTCTCCAG TCCAGGCAGGTCAGCGACCTACAGTAGGACCAACTCGGGGATCTGTGACCCCTGGGTCCCCTCGTCGCGTGCCCCCTCTGAAGCCCCAGCAAGAAAAAGAGGATGCTCAACAGAGAGAAGAAAGGAAAGCAAAGGAGAGAGAAAATGAGGAACAACGTGAGGAG ATGGAAAGACTACGTGGACATTGTCAACAGCAAGAGAGGCAACTGAGAGCTCTTAAAGAAGAACTGAAAAAAGCCTCCTTAGGTTTAGAAGCATTTATTGTCACCACTCAGCATTACAGCCTCAAG AATAAAACTACGGAAGAAAAGGAATCTAACTTGTTTGAGGAAATACAAACAATCAAAGAGCAATTGG TGACCAATACTGCAAAATGGGAGAGACTGAAGCAGGAAAAGTCTGCCGTGGAATCTGCATTTGAACGAGAGCTGCGGGATCTGCAGGCCCAACAAGAAGCCGAACTGGCCGCCGTTGAGGAAAGTCTAAGGAAGTGTCACTTCACCGAGATGGAAAACTTGAAGGCGGAGCATCAGTCAGAAATGGAGGAGCTTAGGATGCAACAGCAAGAGCAG GTGGATGACATGACAGCTCACCAACAAGTAGCGATTCAGGAGCTCAGAGACATGCACAACATCACCAAGGCAACAATGCATGAGGAGCATACCCGAACCATAAGAG ACTTAAGGAAAGCTCACGAACAACAAAAGATGCTGCTTGAGGAGGATTTTGAGAAACTAAGACTTTGTCTTCAG gATCAAGTGGACACCCTCACGTTTCAAAACCATGCTTTACGAGACAAAGCCAAGCGCTTTGAAGAGGCTTTGAGGAAAAGCACTGATGAACAGATcctt GATGCCTTAGCTCCATACCAGCATATTGAAAAGGATCTGAAGAGCTTGAAAGAGGTTGTTGAAATGAAGAACCTGCAAATACACCAACAAGAGGAGAAGATCTCCGACCTGGAGAAAGTG GCTCAAAAGAATGTCTTCCTGGAGGAGAAGGTCCAGGTTTTGCAGCAACAAAATGAATCCCTGAAAGATCGCATTGAAAGAAACCTCAGCTTATCAAG GCAATTGTCAGAAGAGAACGCCAACCTCCAGGAATCAGTGGAGAAGGAAAGCACGGAGAAAAAGCGACTGAGCCGAAATAACGAAGAGCTACTATGGCGTCTCCAGACCAGCCCCCTGATGTCCCCCTCATCATCACCTCTCCATCGCTCCTTCTCTACTTCCCCCATGCCTTCATCTCCATTGTTCTCATCCTCACCTGGCCCTCCAATGGGATGCCACTCCCCCAACCACTGCCAAGGCTGTCCCGAGCAGCCACAATCCATCTCCCCCTTCCACACGGCCAATCAGAATTACTCCCCAGGCCCAGCTACGCCCACCCACATGGCAGCTAACAATCAATACTACTCCATGGGCCCCGGGACCCCTACTCATAGAGCAGCAACCAATCAGAATTACTCCCCAGGCCCATGTACGCCCACCCATCGGGCAGCCGCCATTAGAAATTCGGCAGCTTGTCTTACATTACagagataa
- the mtus2a gene encoding microtubule-associated tumor suppressor candidate 2 homolog isoform X2: MSIPTSLKGKGVVVERVETINITPIQFSPTGDDNANQLSSLSDQSGLLAETRCHRTSIPPLVSQSESNDKVIIWGSEQQCSESGLREIELVNCPDIHAFLKSPHEDEDNDDDGESTREGKDEGPMSISSSSTASSISIGVKRNDNDSNTVNNDTASVKQEWRKYNSHSAEQDTYLAHLTKEENINTGKRALKQSKSETNVFITSLSTTNLSGSLSSTLDSGRETFICLPSTKTNISYANNTTSAQAVRRATPIDNNPLPLGYQDKPPQHYDQDDGQEENGHLRNVSSSSEGGLGQRRRTGFEQRVLPPKRQQLVRPLCQTEMGVAQNFAEISGQPAEAGQTPSNITGLVGHTSNGSNKRFTKSSLREPSDFSHLYSTCGVVQSKQPNQAAKNEVLPMENQKDSITTPTLNTSKPPGVERQPQTQFTYRRNCSSPKKTFTPPHSPLRTPQGSPSRLASMYLISKDTRRGVQHILSEGSPNIRTLAQGHDNASIRAPVKSNINLTAIPKAPLNNQASTPNSSHNSSPKESSPSPKLKPKGARPKIITYIRKNPQYKPQTADGPYQVSSLPARLSTYAHGAGPTSNSFKDTPKDPYRPEKDIRGAPVLSASNLLYDRYHKDTQTNIFPGGLLARNSRAPGHSNTVPPHSYTAPPKLGSKTNEVYGERSEVGRSASFKDNCAEDPLQIRIAAQSGGSGSLLRSSRGLRLGLGAVTRTASSSIKAKVPAQSQRSTTSQVSQQACTAARQRSQDAAADDEVFTPHAPAPTVTQDASIKSLLPKAGQSGLRAPGFSSTRNPVNRLAGFGFVRSSSVSSAHSADSTQSDPSRIAHRLSVSEEPPIHRVTGVHPSSDQQRSAPCRSNSLQPPSTPALPRRYLPAQPRSSPGVQAGQRPTVGPTRGSVTPGSPRRVPPLKPQQEKEDAQQREERKAKERENEEQREEMERLRGHCQQQERQLRALKEELKKASLGLEAFIVTTQHYSLKNKTTEEKESNLFEEIQTIKEQLVTNTAKWERLKQEKSAVESAFERELRDLQAQQEAELAAVEESLRKCHFTEMENLKAEHQSEMEELRMQQQEQVDDMTAHQQVAIQELRDMHNITKATMHEEHTRTIRDLRKAHEQQKMLLEEDFEKLRLCLQDQVDTLTFQNHALRDKAKRFEEALRKSTDEQILDALAPYQHIEKDLKSLKEVVEMKNLQIHQQEEKISDLEKVAQKNVFLEEKVQVLQQQNESLKDRIERNLSLSRQLSEENANLQESVEKESTEKKRLSRNNEELLWRLQTSPLMSPSSSPLHRSFSTSPMPSSPLFSSSPGPPMGCHSPNHCQGCPEQPQSISPFHTANQNYSPGPATPTHMAANNQYYSMGPGTPTHRAATNQNYSPGPCTPTHRAAAIRNSAACLTLQR; this comes from the exons atgagCATTCCAACCAGTTTGAAAGGAAAAGGGGTTGTTGTTGAGAGAGTGGAAACGATAAACATAACTCCAATCCAGTTCTCTCCCACGGGCGATGACAATGCCAACCAATTATCTTCCTTAAGTGATCAAAGCGGATTGTTAGCAGAAACAAGATGCCATCGAACCTCAATTCCGCCTTTAGTATCTCAAAGTGAATCGAATGATAAAGTGATCATCTGGGGATCTGAACAGCAATGTTCGGAGTCAGGGCTTAGAGAAATCGAGCTTGTGAACTGTCCGGATATACATGCATTCTTAAAAAGTCCTCATGAGGATGAGGACAACGATGATGATGGGGAAAGCACAAGAGAAGGTAAAGACGAGGGCCCTATGTCAATATCCTCTAGTTCAACTGCCAGCTCTATTTCAATTGGGGTGAAAAGAAACGACAACGACAGCAATACAGTGAATAACGACACTGCCAGTGTCAAACAGGAATGGAGAAAATATAATAGTCATAGTGCAGAGCAAGACACTTATCTGGCACACTTAACCAAAGAGGAAAACATCAACACAGGTAAAAGAGCGCTCAAGCAGTCAAAGTCAGAAACAAATGTCTTTATTACCAGTCTTTCCACAACAAATCTCAGTGGAAGTCTGTCCAGCACTCTGGATTCTGGCAGAGAGACTTTTATCTGTCTGCCCAGCACTAAGACCAACATTTCTTACGCCAACAACACTACCTCAGCCCAAGCTGTAAGAAGAGCAACTCCTATAGATAACAACCCTCTGCCATTGGGTTATCAAGACAAACCTCCTCAACACTACGACCAAGATGACGGCCAGGAAGAGAATGGCCATCTCAGAAATGTATCATCATCATCTGAAGGTGGTCTTGGCCAAAGGAGGAGGACTGGATTTGAGCAAAGGGTGTTGCCACCCAAGCGGCAACAGCTCGTCAGACCCCTCTGCCAGACGGAGATGGGAGTGGCTCAAAATTTTGCAGAGATTTCTGGGCAGCCTGCTGAAGCTGGGCAAACACCCTCAAACATAACAGGTTTGGTGGGTCATACTTCTAATGGGTCAAACAAAAGGTTTACAAAGTCATCCTTACGCGAACCATCAGATTTTTCACATTTGTACAGCACTTGTGGAGTCGTCCAATCTAAGCAGCCCAACCAGGCAGCCAAAAATGAGGTGTTACCAATGGAAAACCAAAAAGATTCAATAACAACACCCACTTTGAATACCTCCAAACCTCCCGGCGTGGAGCGGCAACCTCAGACTCAGTTCACCTATAGACGGAATTGCTCTAGTCCGAAAAAGACATTTACGCCTCCGCACTCTCCTCTCAGGACACCCCAGGGCTCGCCAAGTAGGCTAGCCTCCATGTACCTCATTTCAAAGGACACACGCAGAGGAGTTCAACACATCCTGTCAGAGGGCAGCCCCAATATAAGGACATTAGCTCAGGGCCATGACAATGCCAGCATTAGAGCACCAGTTAAAAGCAACATAAATCTGACTGCAATCCCCAAAGCGCCTCTTAACAACCAAGCAAGCACGCCCAACTCAAGCCATAACTCGAGCCCCAAAGAGAGCTCACCATCACCCAAACTCAAACCTAAAGGAGCCCGCCCCAAAATCATCACTTACATTCGTAAAAATCCTCAGTATAAGCCCCAGACTGCTGACGGACCTTATCAGGTATCTTCTTTACCAGCAAGGTTGTCCACCTATGCACACGGTGCTGGTCCAACATCTAATTCCTTCAAAGACACTCCTAAAGACCCCTACAGGCCAGAAAAAGACATCAGAGGGGCACCGGTACTCAGTGCATCCAACTTGCTTTATGACAGGTACCACAAAGATACACAAACAAATATCTTCCCAGGAGGATTGTTGGCTAGGAATTCCCGGGCTCCAGGACATTCAAACACAGTTCCTCCTCACAGCTATACAGCACCACCTAAGCTGGGCAGTAAAACAAATGAAGTCTATGGGGAACGGTCAGAG GTTGGAAGATCAGCTAGTTTTAAAGATAATTGTGCAGAGGACCCACTACAGATTCGCATAGCTGCTCAAAGCGGAGGGAGTGGCAGTCTCCTGCGCTCTAGCAGAGGTCTACGTCTAGGTCTGGGAGCTGTTACAAGAACAGCTTCGAGTTCAATCAAGGCCAAAGTCCCTGCTCAAAGTCAAAGGTCGACAACGAGCCAAGTGAGCCAACAAGCCTGCACGGCAGCCAGGCAGCGAAGCCAAGATGCCGCAG cTGACGATGAAGTTTTCACCCCACACGCTCCAGCGCCCACAGTGACGCAAGACGCAAGCATCAAGTCCCTGCTTCCCAAAGCTGGCCAGTCAGGCCTCCGCGCACCTGGTTTCAGCTCCACCCGCAACCCCGTGAACCGCCTGGCAGGATTTGGCTTTGTCAGAAGTTCTAGCGTATCCTCTGCCCACTCTGCCGACAGCACGCAAAGTGACCCTAGTAGGATAGCCCACC GTTTGAGTGTGAGCGAGGAGCCGCCTATACACAGAGTGACCGGGGTACATCCATCATCCGATCAACAGAGAAGTGCACCATGTCGCAGCAACAGCCTCCAGCCCCCGTCCACCCCGGCGCTGCCGAGACGATACCTGCCCGCTCAACCAAGAAGCTCCCCTGGGG TCCAGGCAGGTCAGCGACCTACAGTAGGACCAACTCGGGGATCTGTGACCCCTGGGTCCCCTCGTCGCGTGCCCCCTCTGAAGCCCCAGCAAGAAAAAGAGGATGCTCAACAGAGAGAAGAAAGGAAAGCAAAGGAGAGAGAAAATGAGGAACAACGTGAGGAG ATGGAAAGACTACGTGGACATTGTCAACAGCAAGAGAGGCAACTGAGAGCTCTTAAAGAAGAACTGAAAAAAGCCTCCTTAGGTTTAGAAGCATTTATTGTCACCACTCAGCATTACAGCCTCAAG AATAAAACTACGGAAGAAAAGGAATCTAACTTGTTTGAGGAAATACAAACAATCAAAGAGCAATTGG TGACCAATACTGCAAAATGGGAGAGACTGAAGCAGGAAAAGTCTGCCGTGGAATCTGCATTTGAACGAGAGCTGCGGGATCTGCAGGCCCAACAAGAAGCCGAACTGGCCGCCGTTGAGGAAAGTCTAAGGAAGTGTCACTTCACCGAGATGGAAAACTTGAAGGCGGAGCATCAGTCAGAAATGGAGGAGCTTAGGATGCAACAGCAAGAGCAG GTGGATGACATGACAGCTCACCAACAAGTAGCGATTCAGGAGCTCAGAGACATGCACAACATCACCAAGGCAACAATGCATGAGGAGCATACCCGAACCATAAGAG ACTTAAGGAAAGCTCACGAACAACAAAAGATGCTGCTTGAGGAGGATTTTGAGAAACTAAGACTTTGTCTTCAG gATCAAGTGGACACCCTCACGTTTCAAAACCATGCTTTACGAGACAAAGCCAAGCGCTTTGAAGAGGCTTTGAGGAAAAGCACTGATGAACAGATcctt GATGCCTTAGCTCCATACCAGCATATTGAAAAGGATCTGAAGAGCTTGAAAGAGGTTGTTGAAATGAAGAACCTGCAAATACACCAACAAGAGGAGAAGATCTCCGACCTGGAGAAAGTG GCTCAAAAGAATGTCTTCCTGGAGGAGAAGGTCCAGGTTTTGCAGCAACAAAATGAATCCCTGAAAGATCGCATTGAAAGAAACCTCAGCTTATCAAG GCAATTGTCAGAAGAGAACGCCAACCTCCAGGAATCAGTGGAGAAGGAAAGCACGGAGAAAAAGCGACTGAGCCGAAATAACGAAGAGCTACTATGGCGTCTCCAGACCAGCCCCCTGATGTCCCCCTCATCATCACCTCTCCATCGCTCCTTCTCTACTTCCCCCATGCCTTCATCTCCATTGTTCTCATCCTCACCTGGCCCTCCAATGGGATGCCACTCCCCCAACCACTGCCAAGGCTGTCCCGAGCAGCCACAATCCATCTCCCCCTTCCACACGGCCAATCAGAATTACTCCCCAGGCCCAGCTACGCCCACCCACATGGCAGCTAACAATCAATACTACTCCATGGGCCCCGGGACCCCTACTCATAGAGCAGCAACCAATCAGAATTACTCCCCAGGCCCATGTACGCCCACCCATCGGGCAGCCGCCATTAGAAATTCGGCAGCTTGTCTTACATTACagagataa
- the stoml3b gene encoding stomatin (EPB72)-like 3b has protein sequence MEMEDQMESQKRSGISKETLISERTGSLGCFGWLIVIIVGIFTIVLFPFTIWFCLKIVQEYERAVIFRLGRITDRKAKGPGIFFILPCTDSFVKVDLRTVSFDIPPQEILTKDSVTVSVDGVVYFRVNDPIASVANVANSDFATRLLAQTTLRNVLGTKNLAEVLSDREGIAHSMQTNLDEATDNWGIKVERVEIKDVKLPHQLQRAMAAEAEAAREARAKVIAAEGEMNASRALKEASLVIAESPSALQLRYLQTLNTIAAEKNSTIIFPLPMDVISHFMRK, from the exons ctgAGCGGACCGGGTCTTTAGGATGCTTTGGGTGGCTTATAGTTATAATAGTTGGCATCTTCACAATAGTCCTCTTTCCCTTCACTATTTGGTTCTGTTTGAAG atagTTCAGGAGTATGAGCGTGCGGTCATCTTCAGACTTGGCCGCATCACAGACAGGAAAGCAAAAGGACCTG gaattttcttcattttacccTGCACGGATTCCTTTGTGAAAGTAGATCTGCGAACTGTTTCTTTTGACATCCCTCCGCAAGAG ATTCTGACAAAAGACTCCGTGACAGTGAGCGTGGACGGTGTTGTGTACTTCCGCGTCAACGACCCCATCGCTTCCGTGGCCAATGTGGCTAATTCTGACTTTGCCACCCGCCTGCTTGCCCAGACCACCCTCAGAAATGTCTTAGGAACCAAAAACCTGGCTGAGGTCCTGTCTGACCGTGAGGGCATCGCCCATAGCATGCAG ACAAACCTTGATGAAGCTACAGACAACTGGGGTATTAAAGTGGAGCGTGTGGAAATTAAAGATGTGAAGCTCCCTCATCAATTGCAGAGAGCAATGGCTGCTGAAGCAGAGGCTGCACGGGAGGCCAGAGCCAAG GTGATAGCTGCTGAGGGTGAGATGAATGCATCCCGCGCCCTAAAGGAGGCCTCGCTGGTCATCGCAGAGTCCCCATCAGCTCTGCAGCTGCGTTACCTGCAGACTCTCAACACCATTGCTGCAGAGAAGAACTCTACTATTATCTTCCCCCTGCCCATGGATGTCATTTCTCACTTTATGCGCAAATAA